In Plasmodium chabaudi chabaudi strain AS genome assembly, chromosome: 9, the following proteins share a genomic window:
- a CDS encoding parasitophorous vacuolar protein 1, putative produces the protein MMIKVALAIFLSLIPAYAIKAKAGNEVIDIPDEISHMNAVYYSGANNDSYIDTINAVLQKPEENFKFSISNDVHKCYFSKFDIEINDEHSAIRKLFRDENKTIIEDAIKDYKSLLMLNLDENAKKEIDMTKLPEHFQDMGVKYFGSIRPSFFHKNSCNGNKIPTNNGVEIDYDKNELNLLRNGRNQNSDLSKANNNEPNNDKLRKNMIISSQQIIIHNKNGNDEVGEAANEEYYKNMNKEKALEIFMKNTNLNMVGICTTLKDNENEYMGQCVAKMNKHYSSIACNSHKSNFLRHDQKNNELSPEMIHEKLNSRMSEMAKFFENPEEATGMLLSALSKPGLMGSINSLDIVSHLNSDQSHKAMTPEELFDLDNNVIPNKSIDDIDQDKTN, from the coding sequence atgatgattaAGGTAGCATTAGCAATTTTCTTATCCCTTATCCCTGCATACGCTATTAAAGCTAAAGCAGGAAATGAAGTTATTGACATTCCTGATGAAATAAGTCATATGAATGCTGTATATTATTCAGGAGCAAACAATGATAGCTATATAGATACAATTAATGCAGTTTTACAAAAACCCgaagaaaattttaaattttcaatttcaAATGATGTACATAAATGCTATTTTAGTAAATTTGATATTGAAATTAATGACGAGCATAGCGCAATTCGCAAATTATTCCGTGacgaaaataaaacaataatagaAGATGCTATAAAGGACTACAAATCATTGTTAATGCTTAATTTAGATGAGAATgctaaaaaggaaatagaTATGACAAAATTACCAGAACATTTTCAAGATATGGgagtaaaatattttggtTCAATAAGGCCTTCATTTTTCCATAAAAATTCCTgtaatggaaataaaattccAACGAATAATGGAGTAGAAATCgattatgataaaaatgaactTAACCTATTAAGAAATGGAAGAAATCAAAATTCCGATTTATCTAAAGCTAACAATAACGAACCTAATAATGAcaaattaagaaaaaatatgattatatCATCAcaacaaattataatacataataaaaatggaaatgatGAAGTCGGAGAAGCAGCAAATGAAGAATATTATaagaatatgaataaagaaaaagctttagaaatatttatgaaaaatacaaatttaaatatggtTGGAATATGTACTACATTAaaagataatgaaaatgaatatatggGTCAATGCGTAgctaaaatgaataaacaTTATAGTTCAATTGCTTGCAATTCCCATAAAAGCAATTTTTTAAGACAtgatcaaaaaaataatgaattatcTCCAGAAATGATccatgaaaaattaaatagtaGAATGTCTGAGATGgctaaattttttgaaaaccCAGAGGAAGCTACTGGTATGTTATTATCTGCTTTAAGTAAACCAGGATTAATGGGATCGATAAATTCTTTAGATATCGTTTCTCATCTTAATTCTGATCAATCTCATAAAGCTATGACCCCAGAAGAATTATTCGATTTAGATAATAACGTCATCCCAAATAAATCCATCGATGACATCGATCAAGATAAAACTAATTAA
- a CDS encoding 26S proteasome regulatory subunit RPN7, putative produces MEEFKEDSSEECKQKYPNFYLADLFYTLQLSHLSIDERNEALNKLLEEIKKNNMYPYYSYVCGELNLDMDQELYNTLKQKADEEIKEIENKIQEASENFDYVDTKNDILLKANFYCKIGDKENSFKEYEAVYEKGIGIGVKLDILLTIIRISIFFNDINSTKKYLEKARAQMEKGGDWERKNKLKIYEALNYIMIRKFPEASKILIDAASTFTATEIISYESIIFYVIILGIMTEERTVLDKNILNSSVILQVTSSDEDLYNYIYSFYHCDYRTFMEKTIKIALRVKKDRYLGRHYRYFIRNTRVRAYKQFLEPFKSVTLKNMAYAFGVSEDFIEKEISSFIANGKLNCKIDKVNDSIESNQPNERNTVYQDTIKKGDILLNRIQKLSRVIDM; encoded by the exons ATGGAAGAATTTAAAGAAGATAGCAGCGAAGAatgtaaacaaaaatatccaaatttttatttggcaGATTTGTTTTATACTTTACAATTATCACATTTATCAATAGATGAAAGAAATGAagcattaaataaattacttgaagaaataaagaaaaataacatGTATCCATATTATAGCTATGTATGTGGAGAATTAAATTTAGATATGGATCAGGAACTTTATAACactttaaaacaaaaagcagatgaagaaataaaagaaatagaaaacaaaattcaAGAGGCATCTGAAAATTTCGATTATGTtgatacaaaaaatgatatattgcTTAAagcaaatttttattgcaAAATAGGAGATAAG GAAAACTCTTTTAAGGAATATGAAGCGGTATACGAAAAAGGGATTGGTATTGGTGTCAAGCTGGATATTTTACTTACAATTATAAGAAtaagcattttttttaatgatataaatagtaCAAAGAAATATTTGGAGAAGGCACGAGCCCAAATGGAAAAGGGAGGAGACTgggaaagaaaaaataaacttaaaatttatgaagcactaaattatattatgattCGAAAATTCCCAGAAGCTtccaaaatattaatagatGCAGCATCTACATTTACAGCTACTGAAATAATATCCTACGAATCAATTATATTCTATGTGATTATTTTGGGAATA ATGACCGAGGAAAGGACTGTattagataaaaatatattaaacagTTCTGTTATTTTACAAGTTACAAGTTCCGATGAAGatttatacaattatatttattcattttatcaTTGCGATTATCGTACATTTAtggaaaaaacaataaaaatagcatTAAGAGTTAAGAAAGATAGATATTTAGGAAGACACTAtagatattttattagaAATACAAGAGTTAGAgcatataaacaatttttagaACCCTTTAAAAGTGTTACCCTTAAAAATATGGCATATGCTTTTGGAGTAAGTGAAGATTTTATCGAAAAGGAAATCTCATCTTTTATTGcaaatggaaaattaaaTTGTAAAATCGACAAAGTTAATGATTCCATTGAGAGCAACCAACCAAATGAAAGAAATACGGTCTACCAAGACACCATAAAAAAG ggTGACATTTTACTAAACAGAATACAAAAGTTATCAAGAGTAATTGacatgtaa
- a CDS encoding rRNA (cytosine-C(5))-methyltransferase, putative, translating into MDNEDNKSNESGDIEIVENEHKEKSFPLFENDNFEINKSDEEYELEEDSEVDEEDEEEEEDDEDVANDEAELSSNMSYDDMNSNDEEEEEEDDEEGEGEENEEEGNAENDDAATENQLIDVGKKTKNIVGTKKKYLNKKENISYDGLGIYKNGEMMNNDDIEDRIKYLLLLLSDPEKMNNQNLIKLEKREIIKEILYYYSYYYEYTKEMIKYLYYIFDIKELYLFLEINNMPKEIHLRTNTLKITRTNLLKILKNKNIAIQDGSTWNNVDITLTDTSSNVGSLNEYLYGYYIIQSSSSLIPVLELNIKENELVLDMCAAPGGKCTYICTIKKNKGIVYANDINKMRCKAIEAHAARMGINNLIITSFDSLKINKYFKFKFDKILLDAPCSGTGVVNKNKTARRKTIKEIRDLAQKQRKLLNNAIDIVKNGGIVIYSTCSITVEENEQVINYILKKRDVNLLPTDINIGDPGIIHYRKKQFSSKIALCKRIYLHKHNHDNFFVAKLVKRSDAKLGQKGDEKNIKSAKAKKNNNKNSNEQNKDDNNEGKKNLHNNKMGKKNKHQNKKKNKAFQNKGKGEGNMSNDQKKVLKKGFKQNNEKKNFKKNKNKFNGNNKGGGKNFKKGFKQR; encoded by the coding sequence ATGGATAACGAAGATAACAAATCGAACGAATCGGGTGACATCGAGATTGTGGAAAACGAACATAAAGAGAAATCATTTCCACTTTTTGAAAACGacaattttgaaataaataaaagtgaTGAAGAGTATGAGCTTGAAGAGGACAGTGAGGTAGATGAAGAagatgaagaagaagagGAAGATGACGAAGACGTAGCCAATGATGAGGCTGAGTTATCCAGCAATATGTCCTATGATGATATGAACAGTaatgatgaagaagaagaagaagaggACGACGAAGAAGGGGAAGGGGAAGAAAACGAAGAAGAAGGCAATgcagaaaatgatgatgcAGCAACGGAAAACCAATTAATAGATGTgggaaaaaaaacgaaaaatattgttggtacaaaaaagaaatatttaaataaaaaagaaaatatatcttatGATGGTTtaggtatatataaaaatggtgaAATGATgaataatgatgatattGAAGAtcgaataaaatatttattattattattgagTGATCcagaaaaaatgaataatcaaaatttaataaaattagaaaaacgagaaataattaaagaaatactttattattattcttactattatgaatatacaaaagaaatgataaaatatttatactacatatttgatataaaagaattatacttatttttagaaattaataatatgccTAAAGAAATACATTTAAGAACTaatacattaaaaataactagaacaaatttattaaaaatattaaaaaataaaaatatagcaaTACAAGATGGATCTACTTGGAATAATGTCGATATAACATTAACGGATACAAGTTCAAATGTCGGATCCTTAAATGAATATCTATAtggatattatattatacaatCTTCTTCATCTTTAATTCCCGTCTtagaattaaatataaaagaaaatgaattgGTATTAGACATGTGTGCAGCACCTGGAGGGAaatgcacatatatatgtacaatcaaaaaaaataaaggaatAGTATATGCCaatgatattaataaaatgagATGTAAGGCTATTGAAGCACATGCTGCAAGAATgggaataaataatttaattattacatCTTTTGattctttaaaaattaacaaatattttaaatttaaatttgataaaatattattagatGCGCCTTGTAGTGGTACTGGtgttgtaaataaaaataaaactgcAAGACGAAAAAcaattaaagaaataagAGATCTAGCTCAAAaacaaagaaaattattaaataatgccATTGatattgttaaaaatggaggtattgttatatattcaacTTGTAGTATAACTGTTGAAGAGAATGAACAagttattaattatattttaaaaaaaagagatgTGAATTTGTTACCAactgatataaatataggaGACCCAGGAATTATTcattatagaaaaaaacaattttcatCAAAAATTGCTCTAtgtaaaagaatatatttacataaacATAATCATGACAATTTCTTTGTCGCAAAACTTGTGAAACGCTCAGATGCTAAGTTAGGGCAAAAAGGggacgaaaaaaatataaaatctGCAAAAgcaaagaaaaataataacaaaaattccaacgaacaaaataaggatgataataatgaagGAAAGAAAAACCTacataataacaaaatgggaaaaaaaaataaacaccagaacaaaaaaaaaaataaagcctTTCAAAATAAGGGAAAAGGAGAAGGAAATATGAGCAATGATCAGAAAAAAGTTCTCAAAAAAGGctttaaacaaaataatgaaaaaaaaaattttaaaaaaaataaaaataaatttaacgGGAATAATAAGGGGGGTGGtaaaaatttcaaaaaaggGTTTAAGCAacgttaa